The genomic DNA GGGATCTGCCGCGCACTCGTCGATGCCGAGCCGGAGCTTCGGCCCGCGCTCAAGCGTGCCGGGTTCCTGACTCGCGATTCGCGCGTCGTCGAACGCAAGAAGTACGGCCGCCACAAGGCGCGCAAGCGTCCGCAGTACTCGAAGCGCTGATTCATTAGCCTGGAGAAGATGATGGGAACCTCGCTGGTTCGGGTGGCCGTCGTCGGAGCGACTGGCTACTCGGGAGCCGAGGCCGTTCGCCTTCTCGCGCGTCACCCCAACGTAAAACTGGAAGTCGTCACGTCGGAGCAGGCCTCGGGCCGTGCGCTCGGCGACGTGCATCGCACGCTCGATTTCCTCGGCCTCACGCTCGAAGCTGTCGATGCGAATGCGATCGCCGGCCGCGTCGATTTCGCGCTGACGGCGCTGCCGCACGGCGCGTCGACTCCGGTCGTGCGCACGCTCGTCGAGCAGGGCGTGCGCGTGATCGACATCGGAGCCGACTTCCGGTTCCACGACCTCGGCGTGTACGAGAAGTGGTACGGCGCGCACCAGGCTCCGGCCCTTGCGAGCGAAGCCGTCTATGGCCTGACCGAGCACGCGCGCGACAAGGTCGCCGGTGCGCGGCTGGTTGCCAATCCCGGCTGCTATCCGACCAGTGCGCTGATGCCGCTGCTGCCGCTTGCCGGACAGCTGCGCGGGCCGGTGTTCGTCGATTCGAAGTCGGGTACGAGCGGGGCGGGAAGGGCCGCCAAGGTCGATCAGCTGTTTGCCGAGGTCACGGAAAACATCCGTCCGTACTCGGTCGGAAAGCACCGTCACCAGCCGGAGATCGCCGAGCAGCTGACTGGCGCGGCGGGCGAGTCGCGAGCGGTTCTGTTCACTCCGCAGCTGCTTCCGATCGCGCGCGGGATCCTGACCACGATCTATGCGGACATCGCCGAGGACGTCGATGTCGGCGCACTGCTTCGCGAGGCGTATGCCGACGAGCCGTTCGTGCGCCTGCTCGAAGGCGGCGCGCTGCCCGAGCCGCGCTCGGTGCGCGGCACGAACCTGATCGAGATCGCATGGGTGCGCGATGCGGCCACCGGCCGCGTCGTGCTGATCTCGGCAATCGACAATCTCGGAAAGGGTGCAGCCGGGCAGGCGGTGCAGAATTTGAACTGCATGATCGGCGTACCGGAGACGACGGCGCTCGAGCTTCTGCCCGCGCTTCCCTGAGCCCTGCGGCGCAGGTTCTGCCGCCGCCGGCGTGCGCAACCGTTGTGCAACGACGCACAAACAGGCGGCACGGGACGCGGGTCGATGCCGACTTGCTGCGCGCCGTCATCCTTCCTGCGGCGTTTTCCGCGTTTCACTCTCTGGCACGAGTCGTGCTCAATCCGGGCAACGCGACGACGCCGGCACGCGCCGGTGTATCGTCTGTTTCGACTCGACGCCGAGTCTCGTGGCAACGCTGCCGGCCGCGTTCTTCCTGTACAGACGGAAGATCGCGAAACCGCGCAGCGTTTTTTTTTTGCACGCATGGAGGAAGACGAGGATGACGAACAGCAACCACGGCAATCCGAACGACACGCGACGGAAAGGAATGGCGGCGACTGCGGCCCGGATGCTCGCCGCTGCGCTCGTCGTGGCAGTTGCCGCGACCGTCGGTCATGCGGCCGCGCTCGAAAAAGACGAGATCAAGCTCGGTTTCATCAAACTGACCGATTGCGCTCCGCTCGTCATCGCCAAGGAGAAGGGGTTTTTCGAGAAGGAAGGCCTGTTCGTCACGCTCGAAGCACAGGCGAACTGGAAGTCGCTGATGGATCGCGTGATCGACGGCGAGCTCGACGGCTCGCACATGCTCGCTCCCGCGCCACTCGGCCACACGGAAGGTCTGCTGACCAAAGCGGACATCATCGTTCCGTTCGTCATGTCGCAGAACGGTGCCGGCATTTCGGTCTCGAACGAGGTCTGGCAGCTCATGAAACCGAAGCTGCCGCGCGACGAGAACGGCAAACCCAGACATCCGATCAGCGCCGAGTATCTCAAGGCTGCGCTCGAAGACTTCAAGAACCAGGGCAAGCCGTTCAAGATGGCGATGACGTACCCGGTGGGTGTCCACAACTATTCGCTGCGGTACTGGCTCGGTGCCGGCGGCATCAATCCCGGCTTCTACACGCCGACGGACTCCGACGGCGTCACCGACGCCGATGTGCAGCTCTCGGTTACTCCGCCGCCGCAGATGCCGGCGGTGCTTCAGGCCGGAACCGTCCAGGGCGTGTGCGTGAACGAGCCGTGGCACACGCAGATCTCGGTGCGCGGCCTCGGCGTGCCGGTCACGTCGAGCTACTTCACGCACCGAGGCCTGCCCGACAAAGTCTTCGGCGTGACCAAAGAGTGGGGAGAGAAAAACCCCAATTCGTTGAAAGCTATCGTTCGCGCGCTCCTTCAGGCCGGCAAATGGCTGGATGCGAGCACCGAGCATCGCGACGAAGCCGCAAAGATCCTCTCGCGGCCCGAATATGTGGGCGCCGACTACGCGATCATCTCGCGAATGCTCGACGGCAAATTCGGCTACGGCGAAGACGATCTGCGCGACGAACCGGACTGGGATGTGTTCTATCGCGACCATGCGACGTACCCTTACTACTCGGGCGCGATCTGGTGGCTGACGCAGGTGCGGCGCTGGGGGCAGCTCGAGGCCAAACCCGACGAGTGGTACATCGACCTCGCAAAGAAGGTCTATCGTCCGGACATCTGGAACGACGCAGCCAAAGAACTGGTCGCGAAGGGCGAGATGACCGAAGCGGAAATTCCACAGACCGACGGCTTCAAGGATCTTCCGGCAGGCAACTTCATCGACGGCATCGCCTACGACGGCCGTCATCCGAACGAATATCTCAGGAAGTTTGCGATCGGGCGGAAGTGACCGCGATCGAAGCGTCGCTGTCGGACGCGTCCCACGGCATGCTCGCCGCGATCCAGTGCGTGACCTTTTCGGCCTGATCGTTGCGGTGCAGATGACGCGGAGGCTGCGCGAACGTGGAATACGGAGTGCAGCGCAGCACGACTCTGTCTTCCTGCGCGGCCATGGTTTCCACCACGGGACGCGCCTCGGCCGGAAGCGGCTGGCCTGACATCCGGCCGGCGACCGCCATCATCACGTCCACGACCACGTCGGGATCCGTTTCGACGCCGGCGTTGCAGTACACCTGCAGGTAGGCAAACGGCCAGCGCTCGTCGAGGATGCAGAGGCTGACTTTGCCGGAGCGCGCAACGGCCGTCGTCTTCGCGCGCCCGCGCATCGTGGAGACGAGAAGGTCATCGCCGTCCGTCGGGATGTAATAGACGATAGACATCGACGGTCCGTCCGAGCGTCGCGGGTATCCGAAGACGCAGGTTCGGTGCGTGCGGACGAACTCGCGTCGTTCGGACGGCAGCATGTCCCGGTCCGTCGGGGCGGTGAACGGGTTCGCGGCAAGCGGGAGAAGCTTCATGACAGGGTTCCTCCGATCCTTGTTATCGAGTGATAATAGTCCATACTACGGATGCGATGCCGACTGCAAGGAGCAGAGCGCAGCCGCGGACCCGGGTGGTCCGCGACGAGATCCGTGAGGAGCTGCTCGACGCCGCGCTGGCGGAGTTCGCCGAGAAGGGGTTCGACGGCGCGTCGACGCGCGCCATCGCGCGACGCATCGGTGCGCACCAGCCGCAGATCCATTACCACTTCGAATCAAAAGAGGCGTTGTGGTGCGCTGCCGTCGACCACCTGTTCGCGAAGCTCGGTCAGGAGATGGGGCAACTCGACCTCACTTCGTTCGCGACGGATTCGGTCGATCCTTCCTTACGCGCCGTACGTGCCGCGACCTTCGCAGAAATGATCCGGCACTTCGTGCGCTTCGCGGCTGCGCATCCCGAGCTCAACCGCATCATGGTGCACGAGGCCACGGTTTCGAGTGAGCGTCTCGACTGGATGGTCGAACATCACGTGCGGCCGCTCTACGAAGCCGGCCGCTCGATGTGGAAACGATTGCAACGCGACGGTGTCGCCGCCCCGATCAACGACCGGCTTTTCCATTACGTG from Candidatus Limnocylindrales bacterium includes the following:
- a CDS encoding TetR/AcrR family transcriptional regulator; the protein is MPTARSRAQPRTRVVRDEIREELLDAALAEFAEKGFDGASTRAIARRIGAHQPQIHYHFESKEALWCAAVDHLFAKLGQEMGQLDLTSFATDSVDPSLRAVRAATFAEMIRHFVRFAAAHPELNRIMVHEATVSSERLDWMVEHHVRPLYEAGRSMWKRLQRDGVAAPINDRLFHYVLVGAASILFVNAPEARLLLGVEPTLPRWVKAHADGLVAILLPGAERAIRPTGRRAPGRAAKKSARKSG
- a CDS encoding pyridoxamine 5'-phosphate oxidase family protein; this encodes MKLLPLAANPFTAPTDRDMLPSERREFVRTHRTCVFGYPRRSDGPSMSIVYYIPTDGDDLLVSTMRGRAKTTAVARSGKVSLCILDERWPFAYLQVYCNAGVETDPDVVVDVMMAVAGRMSGQPLPAEARPVVETMAAQEDRVVLRCTPYSTFAQPPRHLHRNDQAEKVTHWIAASMPWDASDSDASIAVTSARSQTS
- the argC gene encoding N-acetyl-gamma-glutamyl-phosphate reductase encodes the protein MGTSLVRVAVVGATGYSGAEAVRLLARHPNVKLEVVTSEQASGRALGDVHRTLDFLGLTLEAVDANAIAGRVDFALTALPHGASTPVVRTLVEQGVRVIDIGADFRFHDLGVYEKWYGAHQAPALASEAVYGLTEHARDKVAGARLVANPGCYPTSALMPLLPLAGQLRGPVFVDSKSGTSGAGRAAKVDQLFAEVTENIRPYSVGKHRHQPEIAEQLTGAAGESRAVLFTPQLLPIARGILTTIYADIAEDVDVGALLREAYADEPFVRLLEGGALPEPRSVRGTNLIEIAWVRDAATGRVVLISAIDNLGKGAAGQAVQNLNCMIGVPETTALELLPALP
- a CDS encoding CmpA/NrtA family ABC transporter substrate-binding protein, with product MTNSNHGNPNDTRRKGMAATAARMLAAALVVAVAATVGHAAALEKDEIKLGFIKLTDCAPLVIAKEKGFFEKEGLFVTLEAQANWKSLMDRVIDGELDGSHMLAPAPLGHTEGLLTKADIIVPFVMSQNGAGISVSNEVWQLMKPKLPRDENGKPRHPISAEYLKAALEDFKNQGKPFKMAMTYPVGVHNYSLRYWLGAGGINPGFYTPTDSDGVTDADVQLSVTPPPQMPAVLQAGTVQGVCVNEPWHTQISVRGLGVPVTSSYFTHRGLPDKVFGVTKEWGEKNPNSLKAIVRALLQAGKWLDASTEHRDEAAKILSRPEYVGADYAIISRMLDGKFGYGEDDLRDEPDWDVFYRDHATYPYYSGAIWWLTQVRRWGQLEAKPDEWYIDLAKKVYRPDIWNDAAKELVAKGEMTEAEIPQTDGFKDLPAGNFIDGIAYDGRHPNEYLRKFAIGRK